The following is a genomic window from Bacillus sp. V2I10.
TCGAGTCAATAAGAAATACAGAGAAAGACGATGAAATCTGGATTGGTATGTTTTACCTCGCAGACCGAAAAGTCATTGATTCTCTCGTTGCCGCATCTAATCGCGGAGCAGAAATCAAAATGATTCTCGATCCGAATCAAAATGCTTTCGGTCAGGAGAAAATCGGTCTTCCGAATCGGCCGGTCGCAGAAGAACTCTTAGAAGATACAAACCAAAAAATTAAGGTGAGATGGTACAATACGACAAAAGAACAGTATCATCCCAAAATGCTTTTTATAAAAAGCAAAGAAGAAGCGACCATTATCAGCGGATCTGCCAACTTTACGAAACGGAACCTAGAGGACCTGAATCTTGAAAATGATCTTAAGATTGCAGCGCCAGCTGATGAACCAGTCATGAAGGAAGTAGAAGGTTATTTTATCAAACTATGGACAAATGACGGTGCTGATTACACCTTGGATTTCGAAAAGTACAGAGATGACATGCCATTTATTAAGCGTGCGATCTATGCCGTTCAGAAATTTTTCAGATTTACAACCTTTTAACTCCGGCAAAAACGCCGGAGTTTTTTATATTTTTGCAGAGGAATTTCAAAAGCTGAAAGCTAATTATATAGCAGAGGTGAAATCAGATGAAACTGACAGAATACACAGATAGAAGTCGATTTATTGAAATAGCGGAACCTTTTCTATTGAAAAAAGAAGCAGAAAATAACCTTATGCTGGGACTTATAGGAGCTTTTAAACGGACGATTCCTGCTGCAGATGTATATACCGCTGCGGTGGTTAAAGACGGAGAGCTAGCACTAACGATGCTGATGACACCTCCGCATAATTTGATCCTGTCTTTTAATGAGGATGGAATGACTGAGACAATTCTCCTTGAAATAGTCCGCGCACTAGTTAAGAAAGGTTTACATATACCTGGTGTGGTAGGAGAACGGAAATGGACAGAGGCATTCGCGAAAATATGGTCGATCGAAACAGAGGACAGAGCTGAAATTGTAATGGAACAAAAGATTTATCGTCTTCATGAAGTGACTCAGCTGAAACGCAGTGACGGTAAATTTGTTTTGGCAGAACTAGCCCATATTCCCCTCCTGACAGAATGGATGGTGGATTTTATGAATTATACAAACGAGCCTCCAATTACAGCGCTGCAGGCGGCAGGAAGAATGAAGCAGTTTATTGCAGAGAAATCAGTCTTCATTTGGATGGCCGAAGGTAAACCTGTATCAATGGCAAAGAAATCAAGGACCACGAAAAATGGAATTTGCGTTTCGCTCGTCTATACTCCAGATGAATTCAGGGGCAATGGGTACGCAAGCAGCTGCGTTGCTGTGCTTAGCGAGCACTTGTTAAAAGATTTTTCCTTTTGCACGCTCTATACTGACCTCTCTAATCCAACATCAAACAGCATTTATCAAAAAATAGGGTATCAGCCGATTCAAGATTCGATCATGATAAATTTTTCTTCGTAAAACAGGCGCTTTCTTTAGGAAAGCGTTTTTTATTTGCCTTTTTATGAGAAAGCCTGCCATGCAAATTTGGGATTCAATTATTGCTGCAAGACGATTAACTTTCAAATAATTAGAGAGTTCTGCGGTTTCGTTCTTTAACAGAAGTGGAAATGAAAGGGCAAAGGCGGTGAGTGGATGGAAACACAAGTTTTGGTTATCGGCGGCGGAGTAGGCGGTTTAACGGCAGCTTTGAAGCTTGCTAAATGCGGAATAGATGTATGTGTTGTGGAGCAGACAAAAGGTTCGGCGCACATGTACAAGGGTGAATTGCTGCAGCCGAAAAGCCTTGAAATTTTTCATCAGCTTGGAATTAATAAGCCGATTTTGAAAGCCGGGCATCAAATAAACGAAATTGAAATGAATGAAATGAAACGGAAAAAAGGCACGTATGTAAAGCTTGGAACGGCCACAATGCGTTATAGCATCATTGAGAGCGAATACAATTATGCCCTTATGATTCCCCATGAAAGGCTTAAAGAAGTCCTGCTTGAAAAAGCGAAGGAATATCCCGCTTTTCATTATATACAGCCTGCAAAATTTAAAGAATTCAAAAATCAGGCAGCGGTCGTTACCGGTAATAAAGAAGAGTTTATCATTAAGGCAGATTATTATATTGGGGCTGAGGGACGGAGATCAAACGTCAGAAAAGCCATGAATGTGAAATTAAATGAACACGAATATGATCATCATTTCTTAACAGTTACGTTTGAAAGGCCTGTGTCTATGACAGAGGGGAAAATCATATCTACACCGCATGCTTTTCTCGGACTTTTTCCTCTTCCGAACAATGAAGTAAGAACGGTTTATCTCATCCAGTCAGGAGAATATCAATCGTTAAAAGAACGCGGCATTGAATACTTTCATATGAAGTATATTGATTTGTGCCCGGAACTTGACGGATACGTAACGAATCTTAAGGAATGGAAAAAAATTCAGCTGATGATTCCCGTTCATTTTCATGCTGAGACCTATGTAAAAGGCAACATGGCCATTATTGGGGATTCTGCACACAGTGTTCATCCAATGGCAGGTGAGGGAATGAACCTTGCCATACAGGACGGAGATGTACTCGGTGAACTGCTTTGCTGGATGTACAAACATGATGAACACAGTCCTGTCAACTTGAAATGGTACGAAAAGGTCCGCAAATCCAGAGTGGATTTCATTTTAAATTTAAGCCATTTATCAGCACTTGCTTACTCCAAGCCGTTTCGTTATTTCGGTTCGCTTAGAAATAGAAGCCTTAAACAGATGACAGAGGATGAAAAGCTTCACACGAAACAAATGCTGAATATTTCAGGACTAGGCATTTGGAAAGAGTCATTTTACGATCGTCTCGTCCAAATCGGCATGCTGCCTCCGAGAACCCTGCAGAATATTGAACTGCTGCATACAAGGTATATGTTTACGTATGAAAATGATTATCCATGGGAAGTGAAAGGGAGGTATGGCTTATGATCATTGCTGAATACGTCCGCTTATTTAAAGCAAGAAGCTGGATGAAGCGCAATATGCCTTTTTTATACAGCTGGCACGCATATGTAGGGTATGAACTGGACTTGTTTGAAATCTTTAAATCACCGAAAACCATCGATGAAGTGGCGGCTATACATTCATTAGAACTGGAGCTGCTCGAACGATGGGTTGAGACAGGAGTATCAATCAAATATTTAAAAGAAGTTTCCAAAAATCGTTTTAAGACTTCAAAAAGCTTCATGCTTCCTGACAGCAAAAGGGATCCTAAATCAGTCGGAATCCTCCTGAAGGAAATGATGGAGCTTCATATCCCGGCTCTATTAACCTACCCTGCGATCATGAAAACAGATGAAAGGCAAACATTTGACCATGAGCAGCACGGAACGACAGTGGCCCAGACATCTACTTTGCTTGAGCAGCTGGCTTATCCTAAGCTGATACAGCTCGTGAAAAAGAATAAAGTACAGTCGATTGTCGACGTTGGCTGCGGACATGGGGGCTACCTTCAAAAACTGTCGCATGCACTGCCTGATATAAAACTAACCGGGATCGAAATCAATGAAGAAGTAGCAATTGAGGCGGACAGCAGATGCAGATCAATTCCTAACATTTCAATCACATGTATGGATGTTGAAGAGTGGAGAGCAGCGGCACCAGTGGATTTAATCATGATGAATAATTTACTGCATTATATATCTCCTGAAAAAAGAGTCAATGTGATTCGGAATTTAAGCAGCTGCCTTTCCGGATGCGGGGTGATATCCATCATTACCCCGATAAGGAAACCTAAGCACGGTAAGCAGTTTTCAAGTGTATTTAATAGTTTCTTTACTGCATTTGATAATCTATATGCTTTACCTACAAAACAGGAGCTTTCTTCGATAGCTGACCAATCCAATATGAAAATGAAAGACTTAAAACCCATCATTCGTGAAGGAGGCTGGTATTTTTGTACTTTCGTTAAGAAGAAGTGAAGCCTCGGAGGTTAAATTTGTATCATTTACCAAGTGTGATTATACTAGGGAAGAATATCATCCTTTAACTGTTTAGAAACATTATATGGCAACAATAAAAAAATCTTTAAAAGAAGGCAAAAAGCTTATCAATCAAGCATTCTGCTGCAGCACATGGGGACTCCCGAAAACATTGCGAGGACAGTCGCTTACCTTACTTTTGAAGATTCTGATTACATAACAGGCCAATCTATTCCAGTAAAGGGCGGAAATACATTTGGATTTAAAAAATAGACCGCTTATATAAGCTGGTCTATTTTTTCTTTTATTTGTAAAAAGAAGTGCTCTGTTTCGGAGTTAGTAATAAATTTTGCCTGGGCCTGCTTTTCGCTGCCTCCGCCTTTTCCATCGAAGTCAGCAAGATTGGTTTTAAATAAGGTGCCAGCATGAACAGTGCCTTTCTGTGAGAAAAGAACACAATTTTCGCTGACTGATGCCAGAAGAGCATATTCTTTTCCGTTTTCTAATAAACGGGAGGCAATCAATTGCAGCTCTTTAATAGTTTTCTTTTCAAACAGCCCATGACCCAACAAACCATCTTGTTCAAGTTCCATTTTTTCTGCAGTAAAAGCTGCATTTTCTGCTCTCAGCTGCTCTGCTTCTTTTTGAATCAGCTTTGTTTCCTGATCCATTGCCTTTAATCTTGCAGAAATCTCATTCGCGGACGTTTGAAAAAACTGTCCTGCAAATTGAACGGTTTCTTGCATGTTCTGATAGTCCGATAGAGCACGGAAACCGCATTTAAAATGAAGACGGATCATACCTTTCTGTTTTTCGGTCTTAATAAGCTTAAGCATTCCGATTTCACCCGTGCGCCCAACATGGGTGCCGCAGCAGGCAGACGTATCAATTCCTTCTATTTGAACAATCCGGATCTTTTCTTTAACATCAGGCAGTTTTCTCAGCGGCAATTCGCGCAATTTATTTTCTTCAGCGAAAAACGTATGTATTTTTCTATTTTCAAAGATATATTGATTGCTTTTCCTCTCTATGAGCTTCATTTGCTCAGAGGTTAATTGAGGCGTCTTTAAATCAATTGTTACAGTGTCAGCTCCTAAGTGGAAGCTTTCTGTTTGATAATCAAATAATTCAAGGCAGACAGCAGATAAGAGGTGCTGACCTGAATGATGCTGCATATGATCGATTCTCCGTTTGCTGTTTACTTTACAAGTGACTTCTTTTTCAGATGGAAAGCGAGAGACGATATGATAGATTTCTTCTCCGTCTTCTATCAGGCCTTCAATTGAAATAGATTCAATCCAGCCATGATCTGAAGGCTGTCCGCCGCCTTCGGGATAAAAAGCGGTTTCCTTTAATTTTAACAGCTTTAAGCCGTTGCGTTCTTCTTTGCTCGTAACCTTTGTTTTCCACTCAAATGTTTTAGGGGAGGTATAAAATAGTTTCTCATTCATTTAAAGCATCCTTTCCAAATCTTCTCTTATTTATTGTATCAAACTCTGGCTTTTCTCATAAGAGAGGCAGTTTTGTAAAATTTTTTGAAATATTCGCCCTGCGAACGAATATTTGTATCTAGTAGTCTAGTTATGTGTTACCCTTAAACTATAATGCCATTTACCGCACAATCTCTCTTGACAGCTGTTTTTAGGTAGATAAGAAGATGAAAACGATGGGTTGGTGATTTCTATGAATCCCGTTAAAGAGTTGAGTCAATTGTTTATCGATGGCGAACACATTCTTTCATGGAACTACTTAAAGAGTATGATTGAAGAAGATACCACCAGTACTCAAGTGTATGGATTTCTATCAGATACCATGGACAATGTCTTAGAATTGTGGGAACTGAATCGGGCGACTGTGGCGGATGAATATGTAGCAGCGGCTGTCTGCAAATCTATGATCTCCAGTTATTACCATTTAAAAGTGGAACAATTACATAAAGAACCTAATATACTGTCGCCTGCAACAATGAAACCGCGCGTTATGCTGCTTTCTATGAGAAATGAAGAGCATACGATAGGAATGATGATGACTTCTTTCTTATTTAAAGAATATGGCTGGGAAACAAGCTGTATTGAGTCAAATGTATCAATGGATAATATTTGTCAGTATGCGGAGAAATGGAAGCCGGATGTGATTGCTTTTTCGACTAGTGTAATCTGCAACATCCCGACTGTTATTCAATATATGGATGAACTGCAAAAACTGAATTACTCACCGACGATTATACTCGGGGGTAATTTGACAAGCGATTTTGATCTCGATTATTACTGCCCGCCCAACACCGTGGTGATTCAAAACATTGATCAGCTCGGCAGCTGGATTGAAAAATCTAACTCAAGGAATGATCGCCATGGAAATGCAATTAATCGCAAGTAAATATGACAAAATACCATTTCCTTATTTTCTGGTCGATCGAAAGCTTAGGATCGTATCAGTTTCAAAATGCACGTTTAATATCTTTGATGAGGAAAGCCATTTCCTCGATATAGTAGGAATTGGAAGCAAGAAAAAAGCAGCTAAGTTCATTTTGGACACGCCGTCCATTACAAAAATTGAACTGAATTTAAAAACGAAATCAAATCCGATGACATTATTTGATGTCTATATTCAATATGAGGGCAAAAACTTTATTCATATCTTTTGCATTGATAAAGAAGAAAGTGCTGATCAAATCTACCAGGCCGTAAAAACGCTTGAAGATGATTTGCTTTATGCTAACCTTAATTTGCTTGAAAAGCAGGAGCAGCTCGAGAAATCGCTTCAGCAGATGAAGGAGATTGCCATAAAGCAGGACAGCCTGGCAACTGTTGGACAAATTGCCGCAAGCATTGCCCATGAAATCAGCAATCCGCTTACAAGCGTAAAGGGTTTTCTGCAGCAGCTAAAGCCTCATTTAATCGAAATCGGAAAAGGCCATTATGCTGATGTTGCTTTAGAAGAATTAAATCGTGCAAACGATATCATCTATGAGTTTTTAAATAACTCTAAAGAGCAGAATAAAGACAGACAGCCCATTTTGCTTCGAAAACTGATAAATGATATTATTCTGATTTGTAAAAGTGAAGCTATACTATCAAATTGTGAGCTGACTTATACTGTGAATGACCCTGATCTTATGGTTACGGTTGATGTCAAGCAAATGAAACAAGTGCTGCTGAATATTGTTAAAAACGCTATGGAAGCCATTCAAATCAGTCATCAAAAAGATAATGGAATGATTGCAATTACAACCAGAATAGAAGACGGACATGTTGTTATTCAGATTACAGACAATGGAATAGGAATGGGAAAGGAGACGGTAGATTCTCTCTTTAAACCATTCTTCACAACCAAGGAACAAGGAACAGGGATAGGTCTTGCTGTTTGTTTTGAAATCGTTATGTCGAATAATGGCAGGATTGAAGTTGCAAGTGAAGAAGGTCTAGGGTCTGCCTTCAGCATTTCATTGCCTATTCATATATAGTGCTAAAGCTGGATTGAATCATTCAATCCGGCTTTTTTGTACAACTATATTAGTGTTAATTATTGCATAAATACTCCTAAAAAAGAAGCTGAAAATGATAAGTTTCCCGAAACACATCAAACTATTGAATAGTAGATCATGAATCAAACTGCTTTAATACACGTATGAAAATACGATTTCAAAGACATATTTTAAGAAGTTTCGATTCCAATTGAAAAAAGAAAAATGACATAAATATTTTTTGTTTAATAAGCGTATACTATATAAAAAAAGGAGTTATGCTCATGTACTTTGCTAAAAAGGGTGCTGAAGAACCCGTTACAATTATTGAAGACACAACAGTATACGCTTGTGAATCGGAAGCTTGTAATGGCTGGATGAGAAAAGATTTTTCAACGGAAGATCTGTCCTGCCCGATGTGCGGAAGTCAGATGACAGAAGAAGTGCGTGAGCTGCCACAGATAAAAATGGACTATAATCCTTTCAGTAAATAGAACAAAGGCTGCCGATTTAACCGGGCAGCCTTCAGACTTTTTCTGGATGTAATCCATAAAGAAAGGATGAAGATTAGTTCAAACGCATTAGCAGCAGCGGAGCTTGGTATTGGTAAAGATACGGTACTGCCAATCAGCTTAATCAGCCATTTCGTTTTTCTCCAAATACTAGTCTCCAATTAATGCTCCTGATGCAAGAATCGCATTATCTATGATTAACCCGAGAGTAACGAGAACCAAAATAATTCCCGGGATTGTTGCCTTTCTCCTTATTAAAAAGAATCCAAAGCCAAATAATATAAAGTATGCGAGTATAAAGATCAGATATAAAATTAAGTCCATGATTGGCACCTCCTGAAACGAGCTTAATTCATGGGGGCGGTTATCCTTAAATAGGATTATCTATTGACAAATGCAGTAAAAACATATAAAATAATCTAGCAGTATTGCATTTTTAATTCACTACTTATAAAGAGTCATCACGCAATGGGTACTTTTTATAATTGGTGAATTTTTTTCTTCCAGTTAACGTTTATGATTTTTCTAAAACTGTTTCAAGCTATTCATTAATCAGAACCTGAGAGGAGAGTCATGAATGTATAGAAAAAAACCAGAAGATATAGTAACAGAGGAAACGAAGGTATGGATTTGCACGTCTGAGGACTGCAAAGGATGGGTTCGCGATAACTTTAAAAGCAGTGAAAGCGAAACACCTGTATGTCCGCTCTGCAAAAGCGAAATGAAAGCAAGCACAAAAGTGCTTGAGGTTATAAATAATCATAAAAAGTATTAAAAAAACTCTATTTTAGAGTTTTTTTTATTTATACAAAATTCGATTTCAGCTAGAGGTATAGCTAATTTAAGTCCGCGGATGTAAAATTGGAGTACAGTTATTTTTCAGGAGGGATATTATTTTGTTAGAACAAGCGAAAGAGCATTTGCAGCACTATTTTGGTTATTCATCATTCCGTCCGGGACAGGAAGAAATTATCAGCAGCGTTTTGAATGGAAATCATTCAGCAGGCATTATGCCGACTGGAGGCGGAAAGTCCATATGTTATCAAATCCCCGCACTCTTATTTTCTGGCATTACCCTCGTCATTTCTCCCCTTATTTCACTCATGAAAGATCAGGTGGACTCTCTTGATCAGGCAGGAATCCCTGCTACCTTCCTCAATAGCACACTCTCTCACACAGAAACAAGTGCCAGGCTATTAGATTTAGAAGCAGGAAATTATCGAATTTTATATGTTGCGCCTGAAAGATTAGAATCATCTTTGTTTTTAGAGCAGCTGCAAAGAATGAATGTTTCTATGGTTGCTGTCGATGAGGCCCACTGTATTTCACAATGGGGTCATGATTTTCGGCCGAGCTATTTAAGAATAAAAGAATTAAAAACGGAGCTTAAATCAAATCCCGTTTTTCTAGCATTGACAGCTACAGCGACTCCAATTGTTAAAGAAGATATATGCACATCTCTTGGAATACAAGAGCAACATACCACAGTAACAGGATTTGAAAGGGAAAATTTATCATTCAATGTAAACAAAGGTGAAAACAGATACGACTTTATTGAAAGATACATAGCAAAAAACGGCACCGAATCAGGAATTATTTACGCTGCTACGAGGAAAGAAGCAGATCATATATATGAACGTCTTATTAAAAAAGGAATTCAAGCAGGCAGATACCACGGGGGAATGAGTGATGTGCAGCGCGGGCTGCAGCAGGACCTTTTCTTAAGGGATGATATTCTTGTAATGGTAGCGACCAACGCATTCGGCATGGGAATCGATAAATCCAATGTCAGGTATGTCATACACTATCAGCTTCCTAAAAATATGGAAAGCTATTACCAGGAAGCGGGGAGAGCTGGAAGAGATGGATTAGACAGTGAATGTTTTTTGCTGTATTCCCCGCAGGATATTCAAATACAGCGTTATTTAATTGAACAGTCAACATTTCATAAAGAAAGACAGCAGGCAGAGCTTGTTAAGCTGCATCAAATGCGCGATTATTGCCATACGGAAGGGTGTCTCCAATCATTTATTTTGAATTACTTTGGGGACAGTGAAGCTGAACCGTGCGGAAAATGCAGCAATTGCCGGGACGAGCGCACGCATGAGGTTGTAACAAAAGAAGCGCAAATGGTTCTTTCCTGCATGATCAGAATGGGACAAAGATTTGGTAAAACCATGATCAGTCAGGTACTGACGGGTTCATCCAGCAAAAAAGTGATGGAATTTAAATTTAATGAGCTTTCAACATACGGCATTTTAAAGCATCGTACAGCAAAAGAAGTCAGCGAATTTATTGATTACCTGACTTCAGAACAATATATTTCGATTACTGGCGGGCAATTTCCCGTTCTAGTAGTCGAAGAGAAGGGACTAGAGGTTCTAAAGGGCAATTTAGAAGTGCACAGAAAGGAAAAAATGCGTATTGTTGAAGCTGCAGCGAATGACGGGCTGTTCATGCAGCTTAAAGAGCTGAGAAAACAGTTTGCAACAGAGGAAAATGTTCCGCCATTCGTAATTTTCTCAGATAAATCTTTAATGGATATGAGTGCCAAAATGCCGAAGTCGCTGGAAGAATTTCTTGCAGTTCAGGGGGTTGGAGAAACGAAACAGCAAAAGTATGGTGAAATCTTCATTGAGAAAATAACCGCATATGTAAACGAGAACCCTAATATAGAGCAGCCAGCTCAAACGTTGATTCCTGTTAAAAAAGAGCGGAAAGAATCATCTTATCTGGACTCCCTGCACTTATACAAAGAAGGTCTGAGTGTAGAAGATATTGCTGAAAAAAGAGATTTGTCGGTGATAACAATTGAAAATCATTTGCTGCGCTGTGCCAAAGAGGGACTTGACATAGATTTTGATGCCTGGATCCCGGCCAAGTATGAAAGACAAATCGAAGAGGCGATCCGGACACACGGCTATGGCCTGCTGAAGCCGCTTAAAGAATGCCTTCCTGATGAGGTGACCTATTTTATGATTAAAGCGGCCATTGTAAAAAGAGAGCTGGTTCACTAACAGGGAAGAACGATATAGAGAAATAAGAAGACCAGCTGGAATTCCAGCTGGTCTTTATTTATAGGGCAAAACTATATTACGAACTCCTTAATTGCCGGATCCTTATCAGTCTGTCGGAGCTAACCGGGCGGTTCCGCTTTTCATTGTCCAGCTCCACCTCTTAGCCCCTCGGCCAGAACAAATTCACCCAAAAAGTCAAACCCGGACTTTTCGGGTGAATTCTTATCTGTCTGTCGGGTCTGAGCAGTCGGTTCCGCTTTTCCCGTTGTCCAGCTCCACCGCCCAACTCCTCGGCCAGAACGGATCCCCCAGTAAAGGCAAAAAGCGCCTTTTCTGGCGGATCCTTATCTGTCTGTCGGAGCTAACCGGGCGGTTCCGCTTTTCTTGTTATTCATAACTTTTCTCCAGCTCATCAACAAGTGTGCCGACATATGCGACGGCTTTTCTGATGGCTTCAGGATTTGTCATATCCACGCCTGCATCTTTCAATAGATCTACTGGTTTTTTTGTTCCTCCAGCTTTTAACACCCCGATCCATCGGTCTACTGCAGGTTTTCCTTCTTCATCTATCAATTGTGAAACCAAGGTTGAAGCTGTCAGTCCAGCTGAGTACGTGTAAGGGTAGAGACCCATATAATAATGGGGCTGTCTCATCCAAGTTAATGAGGCTCCCTCATCAAATGTTACCGCGTCACCCCAAAAAGTGGAGAGCACATTCCCTTTAAGATCACAAAGCATCTTTGCTGTAATCGGGATGCCTTTTTCGGCTGCTTCATAGACGCGGCGCTGGAATTCTCCTTCAAGTAAATGTGTAACAAAGTTATGATAATACGTTCCGAGGAGCTGAAGAATGACCCAGCGTCTCATTTGTTTATCCTGCGTATTCTTAAGTAAATGCCTGCCAAGCAGCATTTCGTTTAATGTTGAAGGGGCCTCTATGAAATATGTAGAAGGTCTTGTATTCATAATGCGCTGATTTTTGTTTGCCAAATAGAAATGTCCGGCATGGCCAAGTTCATGTGCAAGTACAAAAGCACCTCTCATCGTATCCTGCCAAGTGATAAGAATATATGGATGCACACCGTAAGGGCTTGAACAGAATGCACCAGTTGATTTCCCTACATTATCCGACAGATCAACCCAGCGGTCCGTTAATGCTTTTTTCATAATTTGTGTATATTCAGGGCCCATTACTTCAAGTGCTTCTAAGATCACACGGCAAGCTTCATTATAGGTCGTTTTAGGATTAAACTCTGTATCAAGCGGTGCTTTTAAATCACAAAAATGCAATTCTTCAAGCTGCAGGACCCTTTTTTTCAAGGAGGCAAACCTTCGCATATGGGGCGCTAGTTCCTTTTGAATAATATCAAGCTGATTATGATACATCTCCTTTGTCACATGCTGGGGCTTCAGCAGCATGTCTGTTACTGAATCATACTTTCTTAAGCGTGAAACCGTGATCTGTTTTTTCACCTCAGTAGCGTAAGTGGCTGCAAAAGTGTTTTTATATTTTTTCAGTGTTATGACAAAAGAATCGTATGCTTTTCTTCTTACAAATGTATTCGGTGTAAATTCATAGCGATCTTCATAAAGAGCAAATGAATTCGGCAGCACATTTCCATTTTCGTCCTCAATTGTGTCAAAATCCATATCAGCAGATTTACTTGTTTGATAGATTCGGTAAGGTGAACCGTGGACTTCTCCCAATGCTGCCAATACTTCTTCTGTTTCTTCTGACAGCTGATGAACTCTCGACTGAAGCAATTCTTTTAATTTTTTGCTGAATGCCGCTAATCCGCTTTGTTCCTTTATGTATGCATCAATGGTTCCCTCAGGAAGAGACAATAGTTCAGATTCTATAAAAGATAAATCTGCATTTGCTTTTGAATGAACGGCAGCAAACCTTGAGTAATTTCCTTGATGCTCGGGATTTGTTCCATCTGCAGATTGCTGCAGGCTGATGTAGGTTCCGGCTCTGACTATTCTTTTTGATAAATTTTCTTCAGCTTGAAGGCATTCCAATAGAGAGTTTGCACCGTCACCGAGCTTCCCTTTATATGTTCTGATTTGTGCGGCGTCCCGTTCTATGGTCGCTAATTCTGACTCCCAATCCTGATGTGTTTCAAACAAATCTTTTAAATTCCATGTCAGTTCTGCTGGCACTTCATAGCGATATAAACGTTTTTCAATCGTTTTTTCCAATGGACATTCCCTCCAAACGAATATTGATCTTTCGTGTTCCTAAGTAATTATACATCTTCTAAGAAAATATGAACAGATTATTCTAAATTATTAAAAATTTTATAAGATGTTAAATTAATAGGTTTCATTTAATTAAGAAGGTGGGTATGTAGGGAGTAGGACATTAACTAAACAGGAGGATTAATACAATGACAATCTATAATACAAACCAAAACAATACACTGGGATCAGAACCAGCACCAACTGAAATTTCGAAGACTGAGATAAGCATTG
Proteins encoded in this region:
- a CDS encoding NAD(P)/FAD-dependent oxidoreductase — translated: METQVLVIGGGVGGLTAALKLAKCGIDVCVVEQTKGSAHMYKGELLQPKSLEIFHQLGINKPILKAGHQINEIEMNEMKRKKGTYVKLGTATMRYSIIESEYNYALMIPHERLKEVLLEKAKEYPAFHYIQPAKFKEFKNQAAVVTGNKEEFIIKADYYIGAEGRRSNVRKAMNVKLNEHEYDHHFLTVTFERPVSMTEGKIISTPHAFLGLFPLPNNEVRTVYLIQSGEYQSLKERGIEYFHMKYIDLCPELDGYVTNLKEWKKIQLMIPVHFHAETYVKGNMAIIGDSAHSVHPMAGEGMNLAIQDGDVLGELLCWMYKHDEHSPVNLKWYEKVRKSRVDFILNLSHLSALAYSKPFRYFGSLRNRSLKQMTEDEKLHTKQMLNISGLGIWKESFYDRLVQIGMLPPRTLQNIELLHTRYMFTYENDYPWEVKGRYGL
- a CDS encoding B12-binding domain-containing protein — protein: MNPVKELSQLFIDGEHILSWNYLKSMIEEDTTSTQVYGFLSDTMDNVLELWELNRATVADEYVAAAVCKSMISSYYHLKVEQLHKEPNILSPATMKPRVMLLSMRNEEHTIGMMMTSFLFKEYGWETSCIESNVSMDNICQYAEKWKPDVIAFSTSVICNIPTVIQYMDELQKLNYSPTIILGGNLTSDFDLDYYCPPNTVVIQNIDQLGSWIEKSNSRNDRHGNAINRK
- a CDS encoding GNAT family N-acetyltransferase, giving the protein MKLTEYTDRSRFIEIAEPFLLKKEAENNLMLGLIGAFKRTIPAADVYTAAVVKDGELALTMLMTPPHNLILSFNEDGMTETILLEIVRALVKKGLHIPGVVGERKWTEAFAKIWSIETEDRAEIVMEQKIYRLHEVTQLKRSDGKFVLAELAHIPLLTEWMVDFMNYTNEPPITALQAAGRMKQFIAEKSVFIWMAEGKPVSMAKKSRTTKNGICVSLVYTPDEFRGNGYASSCVAVLSEHLLKDFSFCTLYTDLSNPTSNSIYQKIGYQPIQDSIMINFSS
- a CDS encoding phospholipase D-like domain-containing protein, whose translation is MNGNVIADVLESEQAVSDYSGGPKLPEYEKKNDEKGDIKVQVLTEGKIYKHLLESIRNTEKDDEIWIGMFYLADRKVIDSLVAASNRGAEIKMILDPNQNAFGQEKIGLPNRPVAEELLEDTNQKIKVRWYNTTKEQYHPKMLFIKSKEEATIISGSANFTKRNLEDLNLENDLKIAAPADEPVMKEVEGYFIKLWTNDGADYTLDFEKYRDDMPFIKRAIYAVQKFFRFTTF
- a CDS encoding DHHA1 domain-containing protein — its product is MNEKLFYTSPKTFEWKTKVTSKEERNGLKLLKLKETAFYPEGGGQPSDHGWIESISIEGLIEDGEEIYHIVSRFPSEKEVTCKVNSKRRIDHMQHHSGQHLLSAVCLELFDYQTESFHLGADTVTIDLKTPQLTSEQMKLIERKSNQYIFENRKIHTFFAEENKLRELPLRKLPDVKEKIRIVQIEGIDTSACCGTHVGRTGEIGMLKLIKTEKQKGMIRLHFKCGFRALSDYQNMQETVQFAGQFFQTSANEISARLKAMDQETKLIQKEAEQLRAENAAFTAEKMELEQDGLLGHGLFEKKTIKELQLIASRLLENGKEYALLASVSENCVLFSQKGTVHAGTLFKTNLADFDGKGGGSEKQAQAKFITNSETEHFFLQIKEKIDQLI
- a CDS encoding SDR family oxidoreductase; translation: MSSFNCLETLYGNNKKIFKRRQKAYQSSILLQHMGTPENIARTVAYLTFEDSDYITGQSIPVKGGNTFGFKK
- a CDS encoding trans-aconitate 2-methyltransferase; the protein is MIIAEYVRLFKARSWMKRNMPFLYSWHAYVGYELDLFEIFKSPKTIDEVAAIHSLELELLERWVETGVSIKYLKEVSKNRFKTSKSFMLPDSKRDPKSVGILLKEMMELHIPALLTYPAIMKTDERQTFDHEQHGTTVAQTSTLLEQLAYPKLIQLVKKNKVQSIVDVGCGHGGYLQKLSHALPDIKLTGIEINEEVAIEADSRCRSIPNISITCMDVEEWRAAAPVDLIMMNNLLHYISPEKRVNVIRNLSSCLSGCGVISIITPIRKPKHGKQFSSVFNSFFTAFDNLYALPTKQELSSIADQSNMKMKDLKPIIREGGWYFCTFVKKK